Proteins co-encoded in one Arachis hypogaea cultivar Tifrunner chromosome 13, arahy.Tifrunner.gnm2.J5K5, whole genome shotgun sequence genomic window:
- the LOC112736784 gene encoding calmodulin-like protein 3, whose product MDSAELQRVFQMFDRNGDGRISKKELNDSLEKLGIYIPDKELDQMIEKIDVNGDGWVDMEEFGELYMSIMDEREERDEEEDMKEAFNVFDQNGDGYITVEELRSVLSSLGLKQGRTVEECRKMIMKVDRDGDGMVDYKEFKQMMKGGGFSALG is encoded by the coding sequence ATGGATTCGGCCGAACTCCAGCGCGTTTTTCAAATGTTTGACCGCAATGGAGACGGCCGAATCTCGAAAAAGGAACTCAACGATTCTTTGGAAAAGCTTGGGATCTATATCCCGGACAAAGAGCTTGACCAAATGATCGAAAAAATCGACGTTAATGGAGACGGTTGGGTGGACATGGAAGAGTTTGGCGAACTCTACATGTCTATAATGGACGAACGCGAGGAGCGCGACGAGGAGGAAGACATGAAGGAAGCCTTCAACGTATTCGATCAGAACGGAGATGGTTACATCACGGTGGAGGAGCTTAGATCGGTACTTTCTTCCTTGGGGCTGAAGCAAGGGAGGACGGTGGAGGAGTGCCGGAAGATGATAATGAAGGTGGACCGCGACGGCGACGGCATGGTTGATTACAAAGAATTCAAGCAGATGATGAAAGGAGGAGGATTCAGTGCTCTTggttaa
- the LOC112735718 gene encoding uncharacterized protein, with protein MENNESVSPTCVVLKVVNLQCCEACPSRVNKELRKIKGVTDVQMNREEGLVTVFGEADSSKLIKAVKKVGRKRAEIYMEPKDQPTEPSCTCLEHTKSTKSKNSSIPDDTKSTKSKHTKASAKHDDDDDDSDDNCSADADFGDHDLPLPPQFNDHGAPSRSNNHVASNASYHHYPQNNPIMLGTNNGGGGGGYFQGTTFPVPAYINTYARFCNDYNECVPPPMGYGRPQQPPYQYSYYHHQQRYPPQPQPQQQAPPPPPPPPCSYYGDANGCTIS; from the exons ATGGAGAACAATGAGTCCGTTTCTCCG ACTTGTGTTGTTCTCAAAGTAGTGAATCTCCAATGTTGTGAAGCTTGTCCTTCCAGGGTGAACAAAGAGCTTAGGAAAATTAAGg GAGTTACTGATGTCCAAATGAACAGAGAAGAGGGACTAGTTACAGTTTTTGGTGAGGCAGATTCTTCAAAACTCATCAAAGCAGTAAAAAAGGTTGGAAGAAAAAGAGCAGAGATTTATATGGAGCCTAAAGATCAACCTACTGAACCAAGCTGCACCTGCTTAGAACACACAAAGAGCACAAAATCCAAGAACTCAAGCATCCCTGATGACACAAAGAGCACCAAATCCAAGCACACAAAGGCGAGTGCGaaacatgatgatgatgatgatgattctgATGATAATTGCTCTGCTGATGCTGATTTTGGCGACCACGATCTGCCTCTGCCTCCACAATTTAATGATCATGGAGCTCCTTCAAGGTCCAACAACCATGTTGCTTCTAATGCAAGctatcatcattatcctcaaaataatccaataatgCTAGGTACCaataatggtggtggtggtggcggttaTTTTCAAGGGACAACATTTCCTGTGCCTGCATATATTAATACATATGCAAGATTTTGTAATGACTACAATGAATGTGTTCCTCCTCCAATGGGTTATGGTAGACCACAACAACCACCTTATCAATACAGTTACTATCATCATCAACAGCGTTATCCACCACAACCACAGCCGCAGCAACaggctcctcctcctcctcctcctcctccatgcTCATATTATGGTGATGCTAATGGATGCACCATATCATGA
- the LOC112736785 gene encoding uncharacterized protein has product MPRIPPILFLFYFAVFTLQLLTQAVSRSVFYVNLILMEVEIDGSNNGEAIENAAMADDCSTDEGNNADEANNADEGNNADEGNNGDDGNNIDGRAIVPVQSQGQDVTQVSAGGAITLAVPTLPVPIVSPVEPYVGQEFESEAEAHAFYNAYATSVGFIVRVSKLSRSRIDNSAIGRIFVCNKEGYRMTDKRENVIRQRAETRVGCKAMIMVRKVKSGSWVVTRFVKEHTHPLAGPGGGRRDFIYEQYPGERDRIRELNQQLTAEKKRSATYKRHLELILEHIDEYNESLSKKIQHIVDNVKEMESKEEQSQLNFQLATL; this is encoded by the exons ATGCCTCGCATTCCCCCAATTCTATTCCTTTTTTACTTCGCTGTGTTCACTTTGCAGCTCTTAACACAAGCGGTATCACGTTCGGTTTTCTACGTTAATCTAATTCtga TGGAGGTTGAGATTGATGGCTCTAATAATGGGGAGGCAATAGAAAATGCTGCCATGGCTGACGATTGTAGCACCGATGAAGGAAACAACGCAGATGAAGCAAACAATGCTGATGAAGGGAACAACGCTGACGAAGGAAACAATGGTGATGATGGAAATAACATCGATGGACGTGCTATTGTGCCAGTTCAAAGCCAAGGTCAAGATGTGACTCAAGTTTCTGCTGGAGGGGCCATAACCCTAGCTGTTCCCACACTTCCGGTCCCAATTGTTTCACCTGTTGAACCTTATGTGGGACAGGAGTTTGAGTCAGAAGCAGAAGCACATGCATTCTACAATGCATATGCCACGAGTGTTGGATTCATCGTACGTGTTAGTAAACTCTCTCGATCAAGGATCGATAATTCTGCTATTGGGCGGATTTTTGTCTGCAACAAAGAGGGATACAGGATGACTGACAAGCGTGAAAATGTTATACGGCAAAGGGCTGAGACAAGGGTTGGTTGCAAGGCAATGATAATGGTAAGGAAAGTAAAATCTGGTAGCTGGGTTGTTACACGTTTTGTAAAGGAACACACACATCCTCTTGCTGGTCCAGGAGGTGGCAGAAGGGATTTCATCTACGAACAATATCCG GGCGAACGGGATAGAATTCGGGAATTAAATCAGCAGTTGACAGCAGAGAAAAAGAGGTCTGCCACCTATAAAAGACATCTTGAATTGATACTCGAGCACATTGACGAGTATAACGAGAGCCTATCGAAGAAAATACAGCACATAGTAGACAATGTAAAGGAGatggaaagcaaagaagaacaaagtCAATTGAACTTTCAATTAGCCACCCTTTAA
- the LOC112732495 gene encoding uncharacterized protein: MATSLFRSIRRASSLLKFSYSTTSFSVSPRSVVRSRISVFLPFRQCNSVGKPSSWWGFRELSYGTVNLVISEGKTKFEAREVEPPRKDKYKTKKKLKMQRKREKEKRKAANRRDPRWLGVKGKKKQKFANAEERIKCKLEKARIKESMLIERLKRYDVPKAQGPVAKPDGLTGEERFYLKKMAQKSSNYLQVGRRGLFGGVILNMHMHWKKHETVKVICKPCKPGQVHEYAQELARLSGGIPIHFIGDDTIIFYRGKNYEQPEVMSPVDTLSKKKALEKSKYEQSLESVRRFIAIAEKELELYYRHIALYGNPNDRNPLSVLEGPSGDSIRKGYHRIHKQSNPELINDLADSKEMGLSESEDNNNEDENLSMDESDSEEDSMLDTSDDDKESEECFTNLKDASASSRAGTSPSMSKHTYHYSNCNNQCLLSKQMLCTRD, encoded by the exons ATGGCTACTTCGTTGTTCCGGAGCATTCGGAGAGCTTCCTCTCTTCTCAAATTCTCGTACTCAACTACCTCCTTTTCGGTTTCTCCCAG GTCAGTTGTGAGGTCCCGGATATCGGTTTTCTTACCGTTTAGGCAATGCAATTCAGTTGGGAAGCCGAGTTCATGGTGGGGTTTCAGAGAGTTGAGCTATGGCACTGTGAACTTGGTTATATCGGAAGGGAAGACCAAGTTTGAGGCTCGCGAGGTTGAGCCGCCAAGGAAGGACAAATATAAAACTAAGAAGAAGCTGAAGATGCAGAGGAagagggagaaggagaagaggaaagcTGCAAATAGGAGAGACCCTCGTTGGCTTGGTGTCAAggggaagaagaagcagaagttTGCCAATGCAGAAGAGAGAATCAAGTGCAAGCTTGAGAAA GCAAGAATTAAGGAATCAATGCTCATTGAAAGACTCAAAAGATATGATGTTCCTAAAGCTCAGGGTCCTGTTGCCAAACCTGATGGTTTGACGGGGGAGGAACGATTTTATTTGAAGAAGATGGCTCAGAAGAGTTCTAATTATCTACAAGTTGGCCGAAGAGGATTATTTGGAGGGGTTATTCTTAATATGCATATGCATTGGAAGAAACATGAGACTGTTAAGGTCATATGCAAGCCTTGTAAACCTGGCCAAGTACATGAGTATGCACAAGAACTTGCTAGATTGAGTGGTGGTATTCCAATCCACTTCATTGGAGATGACACTATAATATTTTATCGCGGAAAGAACTATGAACAGCCCGAGGTTATGTCACCAGTAGATACATTATCCAAGAAAAAG GCACTTgaaaaatccaagtatgagcaatctCTTGAATCAGTTAGGCGCTTCATCGCTATCGCTGAGAAAGAACTAGAGCTATATTACAGGCATATCGCACTCTACGGCAATCCGAACGACCGTAATCCCTTATCAGTTCTTGAGGGCCCAAGTGGAGACTCCATCAGAAAAGGGTACCATAGGATTCATAAACAAAGTAACCCTGAGTTGATTAATGATCTTGCTGATTCCAAAGAAATGGGGCTATCAGAATCTGAAGATAATAACAATGAAGATGAAAACTTGTCAATGGATGAATCAGATTCTGAAGAGGACAGCATGCTAGATACTAGTGATGATGATAAAGAAAGTGAGGAATGTTTTACTAATTTGAAAGATGCAAGTGCAAGCTCAAGAGCTGGTACATCACCATCAATGTCTAAACATACCTACCATTATAGTAATTGTAATAATCAATGTTTATTATCCAAACAAATGCTATGCACTAGAGATTAG
- the LOC112735720 gene encoding uncharacterized protein, giving the protein MSDREDSDSDAPEEFTALQGIQQDEEIRKIQKESKARVAREGKERRRKWAEKLTRRQSKESKDTAQAEDDDVSGSKPQHNSNPASGFLPDDVVKMLAAREKQVFLPYYEGEEEKAKTKPAASKKRKSKKSGLEPVILSELGPPQCLQGALEFLKKRKMSVQRSSSALNNSNRAFRLLSKSGVILQK; this is encoded by the exons ATGTCTGACAGAGAAGATAGTGATTCCGACGCCCCTGAGGAATTCACAGCTCTGCAG GGTATACAACAAGACGAGGAGATTCgcaaaattcaaaaagaaagtaAAGCTAG GGTTGCTCGCGAAGGGAAAGAGCGTAGGAGGAAATGGGCCGAAAAATTAACTCGTCGACAATCCAAAGAAAGTAAGGACACTGCTCAAGCTGAAGATGATGATGTATCAGGTTCTAAGCCTCAGCATAATTCGAATCCAGCTTCAGGGTTTCTTCCAGATGATGTAGTGAAAATGCTTGCAGCTCGTGAGAA ACAAGTTTTCTTGCCTTACTATGAAGGGGAGGAGGAGAAGGCTAAAACAAAGCCTGCTGCTTCAAAGAAGAGGAAATCAAAGAAGTCAGG TTTGGAACCTGTTATTTTGAGCGAACTAGGCCCTCCTCAATGTTTACAGGGTGCCTTAGAATtcttgaagaaaagaaaaatgtcaGTCCAGAGATCGTCCTCTGCCTTGAATAATTCCAACAGAGCATTTCGGCTCCTTTCTAAGTCTGGTGTGATACTACAGAAGTGA